In one Terriglobales bacterium genomic region, the following are encoded:
- the lysS gene encoding lysine--tRNA ligase has translation MSFEENTYQLRREKLKQIEALGQESYPHKFAFTHTIPAILEKYSAATGEELERDRSNVRVAGRLMSIRGQGKAGFAHLQQLGKRLQIYVKLDFVGEKGFQLYKLLDLGDFIGVSGYLFRTRTGELSVHVEHITFLAKDLLPLPEKYHGLSDVELRYRQRYVDLTMNPEVRDVFVARSKVVKAIRSFLDARGFTEVETPMMQPIAGGAAARPFTTHHNTLDIDLYLRIAPELYLKRLIVGGLDRVYEINRNFRNEGISTQHNPEFTMLEFYQAYADYHDLMSLTEEMLAHVAREVNGSTVVSYQGREIDFGNWQRLSMREAIIKYWPENSAPAPQMSDFADAASVRKLVDRLNATHTPHMPYDPAEPAGKTIANMFETVAEEHLWQPTILYDFPVAISPLSKNKKDEPDWVERFEIFIGGLELGNAFSELNDPEEQRRRFEQQLSERERGDEEAHAMDEDYIRALSFGMPPAGGEGIGIDRLTMLLTDSKSIRDVILFPLLRPQKQEEIAEEATGTGG, from the coding sequence GTGTCATTTGAAGAAAACACATACCAGCTTCGTCGCGAAAAGCTGAAGCAGATTGAGGCTCTCGGACAGGAGAGCTACCCACATAAATTCGCTTTTACTCATACCATTCCAGCGATTCTCGAGAAATATTCAGCAGCCACCGGCGAGGAGCTCGAACGCGATCGCTCAAATGTGCGAGTTGCAGGGCGACTGATGTCGATTCGCGGCCAGGGAAAGGCTGGATTTGCTCATCTGCAGCAATTGGGCAAGCGTCTGCAGATTTATGTGAAGCTCGACTTCGTCGGCGAAAAAGGATTTCAGCTTTACAAGCTGCTCGATCTTGGCGACTTCATCGGCGTGAGCGGCTATCTGTTCCGCACACGCACAGGCGAGCTCTCTGTCCATGTCGAACACATTACGTTTCTTGCCAAGGATCTGCTGCCGCTTCCTGAGAAGTATCACGGATTGTCGGATGTCGAGCTGCGCTATCGGCAGCGATACGTTGATCTCACGATGAATCCAGAGGTTCGCGATGTGTTCGTCGCGCGCAGTAAGGTGGTGAAGGCCATTCGTTCCTTTCTCGACGCGCGCGGATTCACCGAAGTAGAGACGCCGATGATGCAGCCGATCGCGGGCGGGGCGGCGGCGCGTCCATTTACTACGCACCACAACACGCTCGACATCGATCTCTACCTGCGTATTGCTCCGGAACTCTATCTAAAACGCCTGATCGTCGGCGGGCTTGATCGCGTGTACGAGATCAATCGAAACTTTCGCAATGAGGGAATCTCGACGCAGCACAATCCCGAGTTCACGATGCTCGAGTTCTACCAGGCATATGCCGACTATCACGACCTGATGTCTCTGACCGAAGAGATGCTCGCGCACGTTGCTCGTGAAGTGAATGGAAGCACAGTTGTGAGTTATCAGGGACGCGAGATCGATTTTGGGAATTGGCAGCGCCTGTCGATGCGCGAAGCCATTATTAAATATTGGCCGGAGAACTCTGCGCCTGCTCCCCAGATGAGCGATTTCGCCGACGCTGCTTCGGTTCGCAAACTGGTTGATCGTTTGAATGCGACGCACACGCCGCATATGCCCTACGATCCGGCAGAGCCTGCCGGTAAGACGATCGCAAACATGTTCGAAACCGTCGCTGAGGAACATCTTTGGCAACCGACGATTCTTTATGACTTCCCGGTCGCAATTTCGCCGCTGTCGAAGAATAAGAAAGACGAGCCGGATTGGGTCGAACGCTTCGAGATTTTCATCGGTGGACTGGAACTCGGGAATGCATTCAGCGAGTTGAACGATCCAGAAGAGCAGCGTCGCCGATTCGAGCAGCAACTTTCCGAGAGAGAGCGCGGCGACGAAGAAGCGCATGCGATGGACGAAGACTACATTCGCGCCCTGTCATTCGGAATGCCCCCGGCAGGAGGAGAAGGGATCGGCATTGATCGCCTGACGATGCTTCTCACCGATTCGAAGTCGATCCGCGACGTGATCCTATTTCCGCTGCTGCGTCCCCAGAAGCAGGAAGAAATCGCTGAAGAAGCGACCGGCACGGGCGGATAA
- a CDS encoding aminotransferase class V-fold PLP-dependent enzyme has product MGFELDSEKRRRLGYNLINHIDRYFETLHTRPVQLPEEERSFEELHNSLPEMGSDAVRVLDDVCRELVNRGFHVPSANYFGLMNPTPTYIGVLAEALVAALNPQLATLARSQLASKIELETVRWIGERVGWNGPFSGTFTSGGNEANYSALALALASKFPDVMNHGVRSLQGQPVAYASSEAHHSLDKSAGLLGLGRKAVRRIPVTARIQIELDELERAIQEDKSRGELPFCVVATAGTTNSGAIDDLVAVAKICRKNDIWMHVDGAYGAAAIFSNRHRDLVRGIEFADSVTVDPHKWLAMPFAAGVILTSHPETLKSAFAVTTPYMPKGTAQLPPDNFAISTQWTRRMNSLKLWLTLRIHGREAYEQHIDNQIQLARWFADQVRRSPSFELFCEPMLPIFNLRLKKLSGDQTERLERIVGEVTREGKHWISTTRVNGQTVIRVMIISYLTQQSHLQELLNRLDWAARR; this is encoded by the coding sequence GTGGGCTTCGAACTCGATTCGGAAAAACGTCGCCGGCTCGGCTACAACCTAATCAATCATATCGACCGTTATTTCGAGACGCTGCACACCCGGCCGGTGCAGTTGCCGGAGGAGGAGCGCAGTTTCGAGGAGTTGCACAACTCCCTTCCCGAAATGGGCTCCGATGCAGTCCGAGTCCTCGATGACGTCTGCCGTGAGCTGGTTAATCGAGGCTTTCACGTTCCCAGCGCCAACTACTTCGGGCTGATGAACCCGACTCCTACGTACATCGGCGTGCTTGCCGAGGCGCTGGTTGCTGCACTGAATCCGCAACTGGCGACGTTGGCCCGCTCGCAACTCGCGTCAAAGATCGAGCTGGAGACGGTGCGCTGGATCGGGGAACGAGTCGGATGGAACGGCCCATTTAGCGGCACATTTACGAGCGGTGGCAATGAAGCGAATTATTCCGCGCTGGCCTTGGCTCTCGCCTCGAAATTTCCCGACGTGATGAATCACGGCGTCCGCTCTCTGCAAGGCCAACCCGTTGCTTATGCCTCATCAGAAGCTCACCATTCGCTGGATAAATCTGCAGGTCTGCTAGGGCTCGGCCGTAAAGCAGTCCGCCGGATTCCGGTTACGGCACGAATTCAAATTGAACTCGATGAGCTCGAGCGCGCGATTCAGGAGGACAAGAGCAGGGGGGAGCTTCCATTCTGCGTGGTTGCGACTGCGGGCACTACGAATTCCGGCGCAATTGACGATTTAGTTGCTGTTGCGAAGATTTGCCGCAAAAACGACATCTGGATGCATGTCGACGGTGCTTACGGGGCTGCGGCAATTTTCAGCAATCGTCATCGCGACCTGGTGCGCGGAATCGAGTTCGCAGATTCCGTCACCGTCGATCCTCATAAGTGGCTGGCTATGCCTTTTGCCGCAGGAGTCATTCTCACTTCCCACCCGGAAACTCTGAAATCTGCATTCGCGGTCACGACTCCCTACATGCCCAAAGGGACGGCACAACTTCCTCCCGACAACTTCGCTATCAGTACGCAGTGGACGCGCCGTATGAACTCGCTCAAGCTGTGGCTCACGTTGCGCATCCACGGACGTGAAGCTTATGAGCAGCACATCGATAATCAGATACAGCTTGCCCGCTGGTTTGCCGATCAGGTTCGCCGCTCCCCCAGCTTTGAGCTATTTTGCGAACCCATGCTTCCGATTTTTAACCTCCGCCTGAAGAAGCTTTCAGGAGATCAGACCGAGCGGTTGGAGCGGATTGTCGGCGAGGTAACGCGGGAGGGCAAACATTGGATCTCAACCACGCGAGTGAACGGCCAGACTGTGATCCGCGTGATGATCATCAGCTATCTCACGCAGCAGTCACATTTACAGGAACTCCTCAATCGCCTCGATTGGGCCGCGCGACGATGA
- a CDS encoding putative toxin-antitoxin system toxin component, PIN family, whose translation MIVVLDSGIWISGFHFGGVPLQALDQAYIYDQIGFCDEIVSEISIILASKFGWTDRDIRSILRSYLVAAKHVALKGDLHNVCRDPKDDMIFECALRAGASVIISGDRDILDVRQYRGIRVITAREYVGR comes from the coding sequence GTGATCGTGGTCCTGGATTCAGGAATCTGGATCTCAGGATTTCATTTTGGCGGCGTACCTCTTCAAGCGCTTGACCAAGCCTATATCTACGACCAGATTGGTTTTTGTGACGAGATTGTATCGGAGATATCTATCATCCTAGCCTCTAAGTTTGGCTGGACTGATCGGGACATTCGCTCAATCTTACGGAGCTATCTTGTCGCAGCGAAGCACGTGGCACTCAAAGGCGACCTGCACAATGTCTGCCGGGATCCGAAAGATGACATGATCTTCGAATGCGCTCTGCGAGCAGGGGCTAGCGTGATCATCTCGGGCGATCGGGACATCCTCGACGTCCGGCAATACAGAGGCATTCGTGTGATTACCGCTCGTGAATACGTGGGCCGCTGA
- the glpK gene encoding glycerol kinase GlpK — protein sequence MSSYIGAIDQGTTSTRFIVFDRSGRIVCSAQREHEQIYPRAGWVEHDAEEIWRRTLQVINEAVAERALRPKDFAAIGITNQRETTVLWDRKTGAPVANALVWQDTRTESLLKRFSAHEDAIRHKTGLPISTYFSSLKLIWLLENVPGLRERAEAGEILFGTIDSFLAWRLTGGKDGGQHITDVTNASRTQLFDLESCSWNDDLLQTFGIPKPVLPRVCSSSETYGTVCHKTLDGIPLAGILGDQQAALVGQTCFTPGEAKNTYGTGCFLLLNTGAQKVTSKHGLLTTVAYKFGKGPIHYALEGSVAITGALVQWLRDNLGIIKTSPEVEALARTVSDNGGVYFVPAFSGLYAPYWQANARGVIAGLTRYANKGHMARAALEATAYQTREVLEAMEQDSGKPVGIVRVDGGMVANDLLMQFQSDILNREVVSPHVKETTALGAAFAAGLATGFFQSLDELKATWKVDRSWNPAMESAQRDRLYSRWKKAVTRSMDWE from the coding sequence ATGTCCAGCTACATAGGAGCCATTGATCAGGGAACTACCAGCACGCGTTTCATCGTCTTCGATCGCTCAGGCCGCATCGTCTGCTCGGCACAGCGTGAGCACGAGCAGATCTATCCACGAGCCGGATGGGTGGAGCACGATGCCGAAGAAATTTGGCGGCGTACGCTGCAGGTAATCAACGAAGCGGTCGCGGAACGCGCGCTACGGCCCAAGGACTTCGCTGCGATCGGCATTACCAACCAGCGGGAAACAACGGTGCTGTGGGACCGCAAAACTGGTGCACCGGTCGCGAATGCTCTCGTCTGGCAAGATACGCGTACCGAGTCCTTGCTGAAGCGATTCTCTGCCCACGAAGACGCGATCCGGCACAAGACCGGCCTGCCGATCTCGACCTACTTCAGCAGTCTGAAACTGATATGGCTTCTCGAGAACGTTCCTGGACTTCGCGAAAGAGCGGAAGCCGGCGAGATCCTGTTTGGCACCATCGACAGCTTTCTTGCCTGGCGGCTGACCGGCGGCAAAGATGGAGGCCAACACATCACCGATGTCACGAATGCCAGCAGAACACAGCTGTTTGATCTGGAAAGCTGCTCGTGGAACGATGACCTCCTGCAAACCTTCGGCATTCCCAAACCGGTACTCCCGCGCGTCTGCTCGAGTTCAGAAACATACGGAACGGTTTGCCACAAGACACTGGATGGAATTCCGCTGGCAGGCATTCTGGGCGACCAGCAGGCGGCGCTCGTAGGACAAACTTGCTTTACCCCGGGAGAAGCAAAGAACACGTATGGTACCGGCTGCTTTCTATTGCTCAACACCGGCGCACAGAAAGTAACGTCGAAACACGGCCTCCTAACTACCGTCGCCTACAAATTCGGCAAAGGACCGATCCACTACGCGCTCGAAGGCAGCGTGGCGATTACGGGCGCTTTGGTGCAGTGGCTGCGTGACAATTTAGGAATTATCAAGACCAGTCCAGAAGTGGAAGCGCTGGCGCGAACTGTTAGCGACAACGGCGGTGTGTACTTTGTGCCCGCATTTTCAGGGCTATATGCACCATATTGGCAAGCGAATGCGCGAGGCGTTATTGCCGGCTTGACGCGGTATGCGAATAAAGGACACATGGCGCGTGCCGCGCTCGAAGCGACCGCCTATCAGACCCGCGAAGTGCTGGAAGCGATGGAGCAGGATTCCGGCAAGCCAGTCGGCATCGTGCGTGTCGATGGCGGCATGGTAGCCAACGACTTGCTCATGCAATTCCAATCCGACATCCTGAATCGGGAAGTCGTGTCGCCTCACGTGAAGGAGACCACGGCTCTTGGCGCGGCGTTCGCTGCAGGCCTGGCGACAGGGTTCTTTCAGTCGCTCGATGAATTGAAAGCTACGTGGAAGGTCGACCGCAGCTGGAATCCTGCAATGGAATCAGCTCAACGCGATCGGCTGTACTCGCGTTGGAAAAAAGCTGTAACCAGGTCCATGGACTGGGAATGA